In Paenibacillus hexagrammi, the following are encoded in one genomic region:
- a CDS encoding carbohydrate ABC transporter permease, producing MRLSERFYSNVFILPALIYLLIMVGYPMFENLRLSLYNVDVMNIAGTPSFIGLSNYRALLHDDIFWKSTYNTLIYTVLCIVLQFIIGFVLALLFSQKFSLAERLRGLVMISWLMPITVTGLMFKFMFSLNGGILNEILMSLHLVHQPVEWLVNPSNSMWAVIIANTWIGVPFNMILITTGLTTIPKDVYESASIDGANAMDKFFRITLPLLKPAITSLLVLGFIYTFKVFDLIVIMTNGGPVNATEMMSTFSYKLSFVEYKFSEGATVANVLFIILFLVSLGYLKLVSKEEVM from the coding sequence ATGCGCTTATCGGAACGATTTTACAGCAATGTGTTTATTCTTCCCGCGCTCATTTATTTATTGATCATGGTCGGCTATCCGATGTTCGAGAATCTCAGATTGAGCCTTTACAATGTCGATGTGATGAACATCGCAGGCACGCCTTCTTTTATCGGACTGAGCAATTATCGGGCGTTGCTTCATGATGATATTTTTTGGAAGTCTACCTACAATACACTCATTTATACGGTCTTATGCATTGTGTTACAATTCATAATCGGCTTTGTATTAGCTCTATTATTTAGTCAGAAGTTTTCTTTAGCAGAACGGCTGCGCGGTCTTGTGATGATCAGCTGGCTCATGCCGATTACGGTAACCGGCTTGATGTTTAAATTCATGTTTTCCTTAAACGGCGGAATACTCAATGAGATTCTAATGAGCCTGCATCTAGTCCATCAACCTGTAGAGTGGCTGGTGAATCCGTCCAACTCTATGTGGGCAGTGATTATCGCGAATACATGGATCGGCGTCCCTTTTAACATGATATTGATTACTACGGGCTTAACCACGATTCCAAAGGATGTATACGAAAGCGCTTCTATTGATGGGGCCAATGCTATGGATAAGTTTTTTAGAATTACGCTGCCGCTGCTGAAGCCGGCTATTACATCATTGCTCGTTTTAGGCTTTATCTACACGTTTAAAGTATTCGATCTGATTGTCATCATGACCAATGGAGGCCCTGTTAACGCGACGGAAATGATGTCGACCTTCTCCTATAAGCTATCGTTTGTGGAATACAAGTTCAGCGAAGGCGCAACGGTAGCCAATGTATTGTTTATCATTTTGTTTCTGGTAAGTCTGGGGTATTTGAAGCTGGTTAGTAAAGAAGAGGTGATGTAG
- a CDS encoding carbohydrate ABC transporter permease — protein sequence MQFHTKTERRHNRVLNTVALLITCAFLFPLYWMVVTSLKPEADIFLAHPSYFPEHIQWASYTSQLIGANNNILHSFVNSAIISVSTMVIATVLAIPAAYGLARFQTPWKKLFILLFLVTQMLPSSLILTPLFIEFKNLHILNTFWAPIFADATIGIPFSVMILRTYFISLPKELEDSAKIDGCNTFTTFLRIMLPIAIPGVVVAAVFSFLYAWGDLIYALTFISKPEMRPVTAGIYNFLGYQGISWNNIMAFGVVSVLPVILIFIFIQKYIVSGLTNGAVKG from the coding sequence GTGCAATTTCATACAAAAACCGAGCGAAGACATAACCGGGTATTGAATACGGTGGCACTGCTCATTACTTGCGCCTTTTTGTTTCCACTCTATTGGATGGTGGTGACCTCTTTAAAACCAGAAGCAGATATTTTTCTAGCGCATCCTTCTTATTTCCCGGAGCATATTCAATGGGCATCCTATACGAGCCAGCTTATTGGGGCGAACAATAACATTCTCCATTCTTTTGTGAATAGTGCGATCATTTCCGTATCCACGATGGTGATTGCAACCGTATTAGCGATTCCCGCTGCTTACGGGTTGGCCCGATTTCAAACGCCTTGGAAGAAGTTGTTCATTCTGTTGTTCCTAGTTACACAGATGCTGCCCTCTTCTTTAATTCTGACTCCATTGTTTATTGAGTTTAAAAATTTGCACATACTCAACACGTTCTGGGCTCCTATATTTGCGGATGCCACCATAGGAATCCCGTTTTCCGTTATGATTTTGCGAACCTATTTTATCTCATTGCCCAAGGAGCTCGAAGATTCGGCCAAGATTGATGGGTGCAACACGTTTACAACTTTTCTGCGCATCATGCTCCCGATTGCCATACCGGGCGTAGTGGTCGCCGCTGTGTTTTCGTTCTTATATGCTTGGGGTGATTTGATCTATGCGCTCACGTTTATCAGCAAGCCTGAAATGAGGCCGGTTACGGCAGGAATTTATAATTTCCTAGGCTATCAAGGAATTTCGTGGAACAATATCATGGCCTTCGGAGTCGTTTCGGTATTGCCGGTCATTCTAATCTTTATTTTCATTCAAAAATATATCGTCAGCGGATTAACCAATGGGGCTGTAAAAGGATAG
- a CDS encoding ABC transporter substrate-binding protein has product MKKALTSVLMSSVLLASAVGCSSTSSEQQSAAGTAAPAASSKSEATPAASKEKKQLKLWFYFEGKERFDKIASLTQGYSKVDSSVEVVPEFIPFAEFKKRLSVGLAAQDLPDIVVIDNPDHAAYAAMGLFADITDKIKDWPDKDQFYEGPWKSATLNGKVYGIPLGSNNLALFYNKAMLDSAGVKPPQTWDELRDAAKKLSKGDIKGLGFSGLGNEEGTFQFLPWLLGAGATFDKVDSPQGVKAYSYLADLIKDQSVSKEVLNWTQADVMKQFAAGKIAMMVNGPWQIPELKTNAPDLQYGVALLPKGEKYASVLGGENLGVVNGKNVDDAVKFIKYVASPDVIKPFAQSFGYFPSRKDVATDKYWTEDPVLKVFNEEMQYAQPRGPHPKWPEISNALSSALQQTLTLSKTPEEAAKEAQTKINEVLK; this is encoded by the coding sequence TTCTAATGTCATCAGTATTACTAGCTTCGGCTGTAGGCTGTTCTTCCACAAGCAGTGAACAGCAGAGCGCTGCTGGAACTGCAGCACCTGCGGCTTCAAGTAAAAGTGAGGCTACTCCCGCAGCGTCCAAAGAGAAGAAGCAGTTAAAGTTGTGGTTTTATTTTGAAGGTAAAGAACGCTTCGACAAGATTGCTAGTTTAACTCAAGGATACTCCAAGGTTGATAGCAGCGTGGAAGTGGTTCCGGAGTTTATTCCATTCGCGGAATTCAAAAAGCGTCTATCTGTAGGACTTGCAGCGCAGGATCTACCGGACATTGTCGTCATTGATAATCCGGATCACGCGGCTTATGCAGCAATGGGACTCTTCGCAGACATTACAGACAAGATCAAAGACTGGCCGGACAAAGATCAGTTCTACGAAGGCCCGTGGAAATCCGCAACGCTGAACGGGAAGGTGTATGGGATTCCATTAGGCAGTAACAATCTGGCTTTGTTTTATAACAAAGCGATGCTCGACAGCGCAGGCGTTAAGCCGCCACAGACGTGGGACGAATTGCGCGACGCTGCCAAAAAATTATCAAAAGGCGATATCAAAGGCTTAGGCTTCAGCGGACTCGGCAACGAGGAGGGTACGTTTCAATTCCTTCCGTGGCTGCTAGGAGCCGGCGCTACGTTTGATAAAGTAGACAGCCCTCAAGGTGTGAAAGCGTACAGTTATCTTGCGGATTTAATTAAAGATCAATCTGTGAGCAAAGAAGTGCTGAACTGGACGCAAGCCGATGTGATGAAACAGTTCGCAGCGGGTAAAATTGCTATGATGGTTAATGGTCCTTGGCAAATTCCTGAACTGAAAACGAATGCGCCGGATCTGCAATATGGCGTAGCGCTTCTTCCGAAAGGCGAGAAATATGCTTCTGTCCTTGGCGGGGAAAATCTCGGTGTTGTGAACGGTAAAAATGTGGATGATGCAGTGAAGTTCATTAAGTATGTGGCAAGTCCGGATGTCATTAAACCGTTCGCCCAAAGCTTCGGCTATTTCCCTTCACGTAAAGATGTAGCGACCGATAAATACTGGACGGAAGATCCTGTTCTGAAAGTGTTCAATGAAGAAATGCAGTATGCACAGCCTCGCGGACCTCACCCTAAATGGCCTGAAATTTCGAATGCGTTATCTTCTGCCTTGCAGCAAACTTTGACACTCAGCAAGACGCCTGAAGAAGCTGCCAAAGAAGCGCAGACGAAAATCAACGAGGTATTGAAATAG